From the Hylaeus volcanicus isolate JK05 chromosome 4, UHH_iyHylVolc1.0_haploid, whole genome shotgun sequence genome, one window contains:
- the LOC128875425 gene encoding isochorismatase domain-containing protein 2-like: protein MIMNAARALLKQGRSALLLCDMQERNARVTYDFQRIIQNSAKLITALKMLEVPMIVAEQTPEILGKTVSELDISSAKGPFTKTHCSMYIPPVLKELSVICSGEKPDAIILIGMETHVCVELTAIDLRINEYEVHVVADCTTSYTQELKMYSLERMRGIGCHITTVENVLFKLLRDSTHKEFKNILHLTRH from the exons atgataatgaatGCTGCAAGAGCACTCCTTAAACAGGGTAGAAGCGCCCTGCTATTATGTGACATGCAAGAAAGAAATGCCAGAGTCACATATGATTTCCaaagaattatacaaaattcggCAAAACTG ATAACTGcattaaaaatgttggaagttcCAATGATCGTCGCAGAACAAACTCCAGAGATTCTTGGAAAAACAGTTTCAGAATTAGATATTTCTAGTGCCAAAGGACCATTTACAAAGACTCATTGTAGCATGTATATACCTCCG GTACTTAAAGAACTTTCTGTGATTTGTTCTGGGGAGAAACCAgatgcaattattttaattggtaTGGAAACCCATGTATGCGTAGAATTGACTGCGATTGATCTAAGAATAAATGAGTATGAAGTACACGTTGTCGCAGATTGTACCACTTCATACACAcaagaattgaaaatgtactcTCTAGAG AGAATGAGAGGAATAGGATGTCATATAACTACGgtggaaaatgttttattcaaactaCTGCGTGATTCAACACATAAGGAGTTTAAGAATATACTACATTTGACAAGACACTAA
- the LOC128875696 gene encoding uncharacterized protein LOC128875696 isoform X2, whose protein sequence is MAQNILDVLRKSGVLTDNLQDKLADLLPKDSAEKLSGIFQRYEQLNDEEKQEFWNNALGKLKHSFQDEMTNDLNMYTRFFYSHSYTIFFFAVLLIVLVLVFFVYKLFKCLKQREAKREEKKKIKQMKKKK, encoded by the exons ATGGCGCAGAATATTTTGGACGTTTTGCGGAAGTCAGGCGTGTTGACCGATAATTTGCAAGACAAACTGGCGGATTTGCTACCGAAGGATAGCGCCGAGAAACTGTCGGGAATCTTTCAACGATACGAGCAGCTGAACGACGAAGAGAAACAGGAATTCTGGAATAATGCGTTGGGAAAGCTCAAGCATTCTTTCCAGGATGAAATGACGAATGATTTGAACATGTACACCAGGTTCTTCTACTCCCACTCGtatactattttcttttttgctgtGCTGTTGATAGTTCTCGTTCTTG TTTTCttcgtttataaattgttcaaatgCCTGAAGCAGAGAGAAGCGAAGCGagaggagaagaaaaagattaaacagatgaagaagaagaagtaa
- the LOC128875696 gene encoding uncharacterized protein LOC128875696 isoform X1: MWMTLASGLQAVASVDADDVANAAPEADSDALLPEEIPGFDGKLPTPQQLLEVLDSMTGMSDEEKASLKEDLLRNIQGDPMTSVPGSDLTMQTVVLLSLLGVVALIFVFFVYKLFKCLKQREAKREEKKKIKQMKKKK, encoded by the exons aTGTGGATGACACTCGCGAGCGGCCTTCAAGCGGTCGCGTCTGTAGACGCGGACGACGTGGCCAATGCTGCACCGGAAGCGGATTCCGACGCTTTGTTACCAGAAGAGATCCCTGGTTTCGATGGGAAGCTCCCGACGCCTCAGCAACTCCTCGAGGTGCTCGACTCGATGACCGGCATGTCGGACGAGGAGAAAGCAAGTCTCAAGGAAGACTTGCTGAGAAATATTCAAGGAGATCCCATGACATCGGTACCTGGCAGTGATTTAACAATGCAGACCGTGGTACTCTTGTCTCTGCTGGGCGTAGTCGCTCTCATTTTCG TTTTCttcgtttataaattgttcaaatgCCTGAAGCAGAGAGAAGCGAAGCGagaggagaagaaaaagattaaacagatgaagaagaagaagtaa